DNA sequence from the Fibrobacter sp. genome:
GGAAAAAGTTCGATTATGTTATTGGGGATTCTGCGCGTTACGGGAAAAAGTACGAACTCCAGAAAGGAGTCATGACGGAGACGACGAGAGCCGTGACTAGGGATGGCTCGGCTACGGGACTTTTCGTTACGGATACAGTCCGTTGGGTTTCTCCGGGCGATACGATTATTTTCCGCATCCGTTCTAGGGACAAGTCCGGCTATTACTCGACCGCGTTGATCGATACGGTTCGCGTGTCGCCCGGTTCTGCTGCCGCCGATTTGGAATGCCCCGAAGGCTTTGTTCCCGTGTCGCTGAACGATACCACGAAGTTCTGCATGGAACGTTACGAGCACAGGAACGATTCCGGAGAATTTGTCTATAACGTGCTCCATTCCGAAGCTGTAGCCGCTTGTGAGGCTGTATCTGCTTCTGGATTCAAGGTGAGCCTTTGCAAGGAACGCGACTGGGAACTCGTCTGCCTTTCGGGCGGAACGCTTTCGAACGGCGTGCTTGTCGAAGAGTCCGTGAATTCAGCCAAGTCGCTGTTCAGCTACTGCAACGTCGGGACGAACGATTCCGCTTCTGCTGCGGATATTTCCAAGCGCGATTACCGTTGCACGAATACGATGGGTGTGAAGGACCTGCCTGGCCAGTATCAGGAATGGGTTATCGGCAAGTCCGAAGATACGGTGGCCGTGGTGAAGGGGTCTAGCTACAAGGTGTTCAGCGGGCTCGACCGCGAATCGCTCATGCTTTGTACGAACCGCTCGTATCCGTACTTTACGCGTCCTGGTTACACGACGGATTCCGTCTTTATTTACCGCGAAGGAGCGAAGGTCGATACCGCCTTTAAAGCCGATACCTCGCGTACGCTCTACAAGGTCTTGACCAAGAAGGATTTCAAGGACAGCTTGCAGTTCTTCGAAGTTCAGGATGCTTCGGGCAATACCATCGGCGAGGATTATGCGCTCTATTCCGAATATAAGAAGGGTGGAGACGAATGGCTCGATACGCTTTCGAACGGGCTTGTCTACGTGCCGAGTGAAGTCAAGGTCGTGTTCCTCACGGGAAGCAAGGTGGCATACCGCGGCGCTACGGCGTTCTACAAGTCGCCGGCAATATCGTTCCGCTGCTGCGCTTACCCTGAGTAAAGCGCTTACGGCGCAGTTCAAACCGTTTAAACCGGAGTTGCTAGGTACTAGTAACTAAAACCAAAATGCTTGATACCAGAAATTTTTTGTCTGTCGCCGAAACGCTTGCCAAGCAAGCGGGCGACCTCTGTCTTGAAATCCAGAACGATCTGGGCGAGGTGCATTACAAGTCCAAGAAGGATGTGGTGACCCGCGCCGACATTGCGAGCGAAAAACTCATTGTGGAAGGCATCCGCAAGGCTTTTCCGGAACATTCCATCCGTACCGAGGAAGCGGGAATTATCGAGGGTTCCGACCCGCGGTTCCGCTGGATAATCGACCCGGTGGACGGGACCGTGAACTTCAGCCGCGGGATTCCGCTGTGGGGCATCTCCATCGCGCTCCATTTCGAGGGAAAGCCCCTGGTGGCGGCGATCAACCTGCCGAAGCTCGGGGAACTCTATACGGCGGCCCGCGGGCTTGGCGCCTTCATGAACGGGAAGGCGATACATGTGAGTTCCGAATCGGAGTCCGTGCACGCCATCGTCTCGAACGGAGACTTCAATGTGGGCGATGCCGAGAAAATCAATGCGCAGAATTCGCGCAATTTTGCCCGTGAGGCGGTCGCCTTCGAGCGGGTCAAGTGCCTGGGTTCGGCCGTAATCGAGGGCTGTTTTACCGCCTGCGGGCGCATAGACTGCTTTGTGATGACGATGAGCTACCCGTGGGATATCGCCGCCATAGCCCTGATGGTGGAGGAGGCGGGCGGGAAGGCTACCCGCATAGACGGCGCCCCCCTGCAGTTCGTGGATGCGGAACAGGCCGTTTTCAGCAACGGCACGCTTCATGACACCTTGATTGGAACGCTTTCCATGTAAATATTCTTTTCGTGTGCAAACGCGATAAAAGATTTTATATTGTTCCGCGGTGGGATTGTGTGCAAACACACGGAGGTGTTCATGAATTTTAAAAAGAGTTTGATTGCCGCGGTTTCGCTGCTGAGTGTCGTCCCTATGGCCTCTTTTGCGGCCCTTAGCGAGGACGACTTTGTCGAAGCGGCATGGATGACGACCCGTTTTTTTGGTGCACAGCGTTCCGGCCAGGGCCCCAACTGGGTTCTGGATGGCACCAAGCACACGACTAGCTTTACGAAGGACAGCTACAACGGCAAGGATGTTTCCGGTGGCTGGTTCGACTGCGGCGACCACGTGATGTACGGGCAGTCCCAGGGGTACGCCTCTTACATTTTGGCGCTGGGCTATGCCGAATTCCGACAGGGCTTTTACGACCTCTATACCGGTGACTACACCGACTACAAGGAAAGCAATGACTACACCCGAAAGGGCGGCAAGCCCAACGGTGTGCGTGACTTGCTCGAAGAACTCCGCTACGAGGCTGATTTCTGGGCGAAGGCAGCCATCAGCAGTTCCGCGTTTGTCACGGTGAAGGGTGACGGCAATTCCGACCACAAGAAGTGGGTTACGGCGGGCATGATGAGCACGCTCGGTTCGGGCGATGGCGGCGAGCCTCGTTCTATTACCGGCAATGCGAACGACGCTTTTACTCCGGGCATGGCTTCGGCAATGCTTGCCGTGATGGCTCGTGTCGATCCTGATTCTGCGAACAGGAAGAAGTACCTGGAAGCGGCCAAGACGGCCTATGCTTACGCCAAGTCGCACAAGGGCGTGACGACCTCCGGCGGCTTCTACGAATCCACCTGGTGGGACGGCCGCTGGAAGGATGGTCCGTTCCTTGCCGCTCTCGAACTTTACCGTACGACGAAGGACAATACCTACAAGACCGAAGCGGATGAATGGTATTTCGACCTTCAGTTTGTTTCGGGCAGCTATACGCGTCTCAACTATTCCAACGCGGTCCCGCTCTCCGTGGTGATGGCGGAAGGCGTTTTCCAGTGGGCACCTTCGTCGGGTTCTTTCTACGATGCGGAACAGTTCCTGGACAACATCTACAAGAAAAAGGTCAAGGACGATGTCTTCATGGGAGAAACCGGTGGCAGCGCATCTTTCTCCGTGCGTTCTCCGGCGGGTGGCGCTTTCCTCTATGCGCTTCTCTCGAAGTTCTACGATGATTCCAAGTTCGACAAAATTATCGAGAAGAACGTCGCTTACCTGCTCGGCGACAACAGCAACAAGAAGTCCTATGTGGTGGGCTTTACCCGCAATGGCGCAAGCGCCCCGAAGTCTCCGCACCACCGCGGTTACTATGCCAACGAAGATCCGGGCCGCGAAGTCGATTCCGGATTGCAGCCGCCCGAGAAGAACAAGCTGCTCGGTGGCCTGATTGCCGGTGATTTCAACAGCGGCAGCCACAGCGGGACGGTCTCGAACTGGCAGGTGAACGAAGTCTGCGTCGACATGAATGCTCCGCTCGTAGGTGCGCTCGGCTACATCTTGAGCAAGAAGGCTCCGGTGACGATGGAAGGCGAGGAAGAGGAAGAAGAAGAGGAACCGGAGGATTCGCTTGATGTCGTCCGTCCTGTGCTGGCGGCTACGGGCCTCAAGCTTTTCCAGAATGGCTCGACGGTCACGCTTTCCGACATGAACGGCGGCAACTTCGACGTGCGCGTCTTCGACCTCAGCGGCAAGACGGTCCAGAGCTTTGCGGGTGCCCGCGGCTCGCTCTCCTTTACGCTTCCCTCCAGGGGCGTATTCCAGATCCGCGTGTCCACCCAGAAGAACAGCCGCATGTTCCTGGTGAAATCCCTGTAATTGACCGGCATTGGCATGCTGAACTGGCATGCCGCCCCTGCCGTCATGCTGACTTTAAAAAAGAAAGCCCTGACTTGCGTCAGGGCATTTCTCGTTAGTCGCTAACCACAGACTACAGCGGGATGTTCCCGTGCTTCCTCCAGAGGCGAGCCTTCTTCTTGTTCTTCAGGTAGTCGAAGGCGGTCGTGAGGCGGTCGCGCACGTTGGCCGGCGAAATGACTTCGTCGATGTAGCCGTTCTTTGCCGCGATGTAGGGGTTGAGGTACTTTTCTTCGTATTCGGCGATGAGCTGCTTGCGCGTTTCTTGCGGGGTTGCGGAAGCGGCGATTTCCTTACGGTGCAGGATGTCGACGGCGCCTTCGGCACCCATCACGGCGAGCTGCGCGATCGGGAGCGCGAACACGTAGTCGGCGCCGAGGTTCTTGCTGTTCATGGCGATGTAGGCGCCACCGTATGCCTTGCGGAGGATGAGTGTAACCTTCGGCACGGTCGCTTCGGCGTAGGCGTACAGGAGCTTTGCGCCGTGGCGGATGATGCCGTTGTGTTCCTGCTTGGTGCCCGGCATGTAGCCCGGAACGTCTTCCAGCGTGAGGATAGGAATGTTGAAGCAGTCGCAGAAGCGCACGAAGCGGCTGGCCTTGTCGCTAGCGTCCACGTCGAGGGAACCGGCGATGAAGTTCGGCTGGTTCGCGACGATGCCGATGACGTTGCCGTCCATGCGGGCGAAGCCGATCACCACGTTGCGGGCGAAGTCCTTCTGGATTTCGAGGAAGCTTTCCTTGTCGGCGAACGTCTCGATGACGCTGCGCACGTCGTAGCCCTTCTTGAAGTTATCGGGGACGATTTCCTCGATTTCCTTGGACTTGTCGACAGCCTTGGACTTTTCGGCGACAGGCGGCTTCTCGAGGTTGGACTGCGGCAGGTAGCTGAGCAGGTTACGAACCGCTTCGAGGCATTCCTTGTCGTCCTTGCACACGAAGTGCGACACGCCGGACTTGGTGGAGTGCACGCCGGCACCGCCGAGACCTTCGGGGGAGACCGTTTCTGCGGTCACAGCCTTCACGACGCCCGGGCCCGTGATGAACATCTGGCTCGTCTTTTCGGTCATGAAGATGAAGTCGGTGATGGCGGGGGAGTAGCAGGCACCGCCGGCGCAGGGTCCGAGAATCACGGAAATCTGCGGGATGATGCCGGAGGCGAGCGTGTTGCGGGTAAAGATGCCGCTATAGCCGTCGAGGGAGTTCACGCCTTCTTCGATACGGGCGCCACCGCCGTCGTTGATGCAGACGAACGGGGCCATGGATTCGAGGGCGAGGTCCATCGCCTGGCAAATCTTCTTGGCGTGGGCGGAACCGAGCGAACCGCCACTCACGGTAAAGTCCTGGGAAGCGACGTAGACGGTCTTGCCGTTGACCTTGCCGTAGCCGGTCACGACGCCGTCGCCGAAAATGCGCTTGGATTCGGGCAAGTCGAGGCTGGTGGAAACACGCAGCGCGCCGATTTCGCGGAAGGTGCCCTTGTCGAAAAGGATTTCAAGACGTTCGCGGGCGGTAAGCTTGCCCTGCGAGTGCTGTTTCTCGATACGAGCTTCGCCGCCGCCGGCGACAGATTTTGCCTTGTATTCGTTCAGTTTTTCAAGATAAGACTTATCCCACATGGTAGTCATCCTTTGTTGTTTACGTCCTTGTTCATTTTTTGTAAAAAAAGATGAACGTTTTAAATACCGTGCAAATGTAGAAAAATTCTAGGATTGTCAAAACTTATTTGCATGTTTCAAAAAAAATATATAGGTGCCCTTCTGGATACGTATGTGCACTTAGTCTTTAAAATGTGCTTTTTATCCGAATTTCCCATTTTCGCCAGTTGTAAAACGTATTTTTTTACTATCTTTCAGCCGAAAATTTATTCAAAAAGAGGAAACTATGACTAACGAAGAAGTTAAATCCAAGCTCAAGTCTTTCTTTATGTCCGACCTCGGCGTTGATGGCGACGTGCTCCAGTACGACACTGCCCTTTTCGGTGATGAAATCGGTCTCGATTCTGTGGACTCCCTCGAAATCATCTCCTTCGTGGACTCCACCTTCGGTGTCTCCATGACGGGTGTTGCCAAGGAAAACTTCCAGTCCATCGATACTATCGCCGCTTACATCGAAGCTCACAAGGCTTAATTATTGACGGACGATGCCATTTTGGGCATCGTTCCTTTTTTTCCCGGTTCCCATGGCGGGCTTCAGCCGGAGGTTCGCCTGCCGGACATAAGCCATGACCGGGAATCTCTTTTTTTGTTTTACGGAGTGTTTATGACGCTTGAAGAAAACCGTTGCGTAGTTACCGGATTGGGCGTAATTTGTGCCGTCGGTAACAATGTCGAAGAAACCTGGAACAATGCGCTCAAGTCCGTCTCGGGCATCTACAAGACTACATCTGTCGATACCAAGAACTGCTATGCCGATTTGGCTGCCGAAGTCAAGTGCGATACGCTTGACGATATCGATGCCCCTGAAGAAAAGGACCGTGTATCCAAGCTGTGCATAAAGGCCGCGAACGAGGCTCTCGCCGACGCCGGCCTTTCCAATTTTAACGACGACCAGCGGGTGAGCGTCATTATCGGAAGCTGCGTCGGCGGCGTCATTTCCATTGAACATTATCATCAGGGCGCGAAAGAGGCCTCCGACATTCCCAAGATGCCGATTGCCTGCATCGCAAGCCAGGTTGCTGAAACCTGCGGTGCCGGTGGCATCGTCACGAACGTCGCGAACGCCTGTGCCGCTGGCACGATTTCGATTGCGCTCGCTTGCGACTTGATCCGTGCGGGCAAGGCCGACGTGGTGGTGGCCGGTGGTGCCGACTCCTTTGCCGCTGTCCCGTATTCCGGATTCCTTTCTCTCCATGCCCTCGACGAGAACGGCTGCTCCCCGTTCAACCACTGCAACGGCATTACGCTCGGTGAAGGTGCCGGTGTCGTTATCGTGGAATCCTATGAACATGCCAAGAAGCGCGGTGCCAAGACGTACTGCGAAGTTCTCGGTTCCGGCGTGACGAGCGACGCTAACCACATTACCGCCCCGCGCGAAGACGCCCTCTGCTTGATGGAGGCCATGAACCGCGCCGTCAATAATTCCGGCATCGCGAAGTCCGAAATTGGTTACGTGAATGCCCACGGTACGGGTACGGGCAAGAACGACTTCGCCGAAATGACGGCCTTCAAGACCTTCTTCGGTGAAGAGAACCCGACGGTGAGCGTGAGCTCCACCAAGGTGATGACGGGTCACTGCCTGGGCGCCGCCGGTGCTATCGAGGCCGTGTTCAGCATCAAGGCTCTCACGACCGATACCGTGCTCCCGACCCTCCATTATTCCGAAGAAGACTCTGCCGCCCTCAAGGAAAAGGCCGGTTCGCTTGACTTTGTCCAGAACGAACCGCGCAAGAAGGCCCTCCAGAGCGTCATGAGCAACAACGTTGCGTTCGGCGGTACGAACGCGAGCATCATTTTCTCCAAGCAGCCGGGCAATGTTTCGGCGCAGTCGGCCAAGGTCAAGAAGATTGCGGTCACGGGTCTCGGTATCGTGAGCCCGCTCGGCAACAGCAAGGCTGCCTACATCGAGGCGCTCAAGGCCGGCAAGAAGCTCGAAAGCGCTTCCGTGAAGTCGGTCATTTCGCTCGACGACTACAAGGAACTCGGCATCAAGATGGCCTTCTACCGCAAGCTCGACAACCTGGGCCAGCTCCAGACGGTCTCGGGCATGCGTGCGCTCCAGGATGCGAACTTCAAGGTGACCGAAGACAACGCGAAGGATATCGGCATTATCGTCGGTACCAGCGAAGGCGGTCTCGGCTCCACGTACGATTTCGAGGAACTCATTGCCCGCGAAGGCAACGCGAACGGTTCTGCGTTCAAGTTCCCGCACACTGTTTACAACGCCGCCGGCGGTTACCTCTCGATTTGCTCCGGCATCAAGGGCTACGGCGTGACGATTACTACGGGTCCGCTCTCCGGTCTCGACAGCATCGGCTATTCCATGAACGTCATTCATGACGGTCAGGAACAGGCGATGATGGCTACGGGTACCGACGAAAACCTGCCGATCATTACTGAATTCGCCGAGAAGCTTGGTGTGGCCGCAAATGACGTGGTCGCTCCCTTCGCGAATGCCGATGGCTGCGTGGTGGGCGATGGCTCCGTGTCTATCCTCCTCGAAGAAGAAGATTACGCGAAGGCCCGCGGCGCCAAGGTCTACTGCTATGCGCTCGGGTTCGGCCATGGCCGCAAGAACGTGAAGTTCGGTAAGCTCGAAGGTTCCGACGAAGCTCTCGACAAGGCCATCAACGACGCCCTCGCCGATGCCGGCCTCAAGGCTTCCGACATCGATGCCGTCTGCGGTTTCGCGAACGGCTTCAAGAAGATTGACGATATCGAGAAGGGCGCGCTCCAGCGCGTGTTCGGCGAAAAGCTTGCCGCGATGCCGCTGTTCGAAGTCAAGGAACGTACCGGCGAAGGCCGTGCGGGGTCTGCGACGCTTGCCGCCTCCGAAGCAGCCATGCTTCTGAGTGGCGAACTCGAAAGCGACAACGCTTACTTTGTTGCAAACGACGGCTCTGTTTCGAGCAAGCCGGCCGCTGCGGCAAATCTCAAGAATGTTTTGATTATCTCTTTTGCGGCTGGCGGTTCTTACAGCGCAGTCGTGTTCGGAAAATAAGGAGGCTATATGAAGGTTGCTCTCGTAACAGGCGCATCCAAGGGAATCGGCAAGGCTTGTGCCCTGCGACTCGCCCGCGACGGTTACACGGTGGTGGTGAACTACTCCAGTTCCGATGAGGCTGCCCAGCAGACTCTCGACCAGATCAAGAACGAAGGCGGCGACGGCATGCTCTACAAGGCGAACGTGGCCGACCTCTCTCAGGTGAAGGTGATGGTTCGCGAAGTCTTCAAGGCTTATGGCCGTATCGACGTGCTCGTGAACAATGCGGGCATCGTGCGTGACGAATACCTCCTGATGATGAATCCGGAAACGCTCGACAAGTGCTTCGACCTGAACGTGAAGGGCTACTTCTATTGCGCCCAGCAGGTCGCCGTGAAGATGTACAAGCAGAAGTCCGGCGTGATTATCAACATGAGCTCCGTCAGCTCCAAGTTCGCGCTCGCGGGCCAGGCGGTTTACAGCGCCACGAAGGGCGCGGTGAACTCCCTCACGCAGACTCTCGCCAAGGAACTCGGCGGTTTCGGCATCCGCGTGAATGCGGTGGCTCCCGGCTTTATCGCGACCGAGATGATCGAGGCCATTCCCGAAGAAACCCGCAAGGGCTACCTCGAGAAGATTCCTCTCAAGCGTTTCGGTTCCGCCGACGAAGTGGCGAACATCGTTTCCGCCCTCGCTTCTGACCAGTTCTCCTACATTACGGGCCAGGTATTCGTGCTCGACGGAGGTCTCTCCCTATGATGAACATTTTCGAAATCAGCGAAAAGATTGCCCAGCGTCCGCCGTTCCAGATGATCGAGAAGGTCACGGAACTCGTGCCGAACGAATCCGCTACTGGCATCAAGAACGTGAGCGTCAACGAGCCCTTCTTCATGGGGCATTTCCCGGGCACCCCGATTATGCCGGGCGTGCTTATCGTGGAAAGCTGCGCTCAGCTTTGCTCGCTCGTGATTGAAAAGCCCGCCGAGGATCTCGAAAAGAACCTCTACGTGCTCCTGAAAATCGACGGCTTCAAGTTCGTGAAGCCGGTGATTCCGGGCGACCAGCTCGAAATTACCGTCAACAAGACGAAGGGCGGTGGAGTCATCGTCGGCTTTGACTGCATCGTCAAAGTGAACGGCGGCGTCCATGCCAAGGGTTCGCTTACCTTCACGAGCATTCCCAAGGAAAACCTCGGAAAGTAATTCCGCAACAGGGTATTAAAGTAAACTCCGGGACGAATCTCGGAGTTTTATTTTTTGCGCCCCCCTAAGGGCTAGTAGCCAGAAAGTCACCCTGACGTAGGTCTGGGTCAGTTTTTTTACCCGACAAGAACATCTGATGCTGACCTTCGTCAGCATGACGGCAGGGTGACGGTTTGCATGACGTTGAAAAAAGCCTCCGCAAATGCGGAGGCCTTTAAAATGCTTTGTGGATCCTTCGACTTCATGCCTTGCGGCATTCCGCTCAGGATGATACTCTTAACCGAGCACCTTTTTCTCGAAGTCGCCGAGGCAGTCGACGAGGGCCTGAACGCCTTCGACCGGCATCGCGTTGTAGATGGAAGCGCGGAAGCCGCCGACGGAGCGGTGACCCTTGAGCTGCTGGAGGCCGCGGTTCTTGGCGAACTCGAGGAATTCCTTGGCGAGATCGTCAGCCTTGTCAGCTGCAACGACGTCCTTGTTGAACACGAACGGAACGTTCATGATAGAACGGTCTTCCTTGGCAGCGGTACCGACGAACACCTTGGAGTTGTCGAGGGCGCTGTAAAGGAGAGCGGCCTTGGAACGGTTCACCTTTTCGATGGCTTCGACACCGCCGAATTCCTTGAGCCACTTGAGCGTGCGGTTCATGACGTACACGGCGAATACCGGAGGCGTGTTGAACATGTTCTGAGCGTCGATGTGGGTCTGGAAGTTGAGCATGGTCGGGATGGTGCGGTTCACCTTGCCGAGCAAGTCCTTGCGGATGATGGTCACGGTCACGCCAGCGCAGCTGATGTTCTTCTGCGCACCGCCGTACACAACGCCGAAGTCAGAGACGTTAATCTTGCGGGCGAGGAAGTCGGAGCTCACGTCGGCCATGAGGAAGCCGGACTTCGGCTTCGGGAAGTTGTGCCATTCGGTACCGTAGATGGTGTTGTTGGCAGTCACGTGGAGGTACGTGGCGTTGTCGCTCAAGTCGAGGTTCTTGTCGATGCGGCTGTAGATTTCGGACTTGGTGTCGCAAGCAACGTGTGCGTTACCGAACTGCTTGGCTTCCTTGTAAGCCTTGTTTGCCCAAACGCCGGTCAGAGCGTAGTCGGCCGTGGCGTTCTGGTCGAGGAAGTTCATCGGGAGCATGCAGAACAGGAGGGAGCAGCCACCGCCGAGGAACACGATGTCGTAGTTCTCGGGGATGCCCATGAGGTCGCGGAGGAACTGTTCGGTTTCGGCGAACATGTTTTCGATCGGCTTTGAACGGTGACTCATGGAGAGAATACTGATGCCGCTATTTGCGTAGTCGATGCATGCAGCAGATGCTTCCTTGAGTGCTTGTTCGGGCAGGACGGACGGGCCTGCGCTAAAGTTGTAGACTTTGTTTGCCATGGTTGTGTTCCTTTTAGTTTTGCCCTAGATTGGGGCCAATAATTACGGGCGTAAAAATAGCAAATTACGGCCTGTTCGGCTATATTGAATGCTATAAATAATTTTGATGGATGGCTGTTGCGGAGCGGTCACTCTTGCGCTTTTAGTTCAATCTGCGAGATTGTCGCGGCGACGGCCGAAACGCCCCCGATGAACGCAGCGATGAATGTCCCGCAGAACAGGTACAGCGGCAGCGAATACACGGCCCCGTTCGTGATGGCCAGGTACTTCAGCTTGGCTGTCCCCTTGGAGCTTTCCTTGACTGAATAGCGCCAGCGCTCGAAGGAGTAGTCCATGAAGCCGCTCCCGAAGTAGTAGGCGTTTATGACGAAGATGAGGCAAATCGAGGCGACGCTCCCGATGACGGGGATGAGGTTCAGGAGCAGGCACAGCGCCGTCAGCAACAACTGCTTCGCCGTGTTCCTGAGGGCGATGAGGAGCGCCCT
Encoded proteins:
- a CDS encoding inositol monophosphatase family protein yields the protein MLDTRNFLSVAETLAKQAGDLCLEIQNDLGEVHYKSKKDVVTRADIASEKLIVEGIRKAFPEHSIRTEEAGIIEGSDPRFRWIIDPVDGTVNFSRGIPLWGISIALHFEGKPLVAAINLPKLGELYTAARGLGAFMNGKAIHVSSESESVHAIVSNGDFNVGDAEKINAQNSRNFAREAVAFERVKCLGSAVIEGCFTACGRIDCFVMTMSYPWDIAAIALMVEEAGGKATRIDGAPLQFVDAEQAVFSNGTLHDTLIGTLSM
- a CDS encoding glycoside hydrolase family 9 protein, with product MNFKKSLIAAVSLLSVVPMASFAALSEDDFVEAAWMTTRFFGAQRSGQGPNWVLDGTKHTTSFTKDSYNGKDVSGGWFDCGDHVMYGQSQGYASYILALGYAEFRQGFYDLYTGDYTDYKESNDYTRKGGKPNGVRDLLEELRYEADFWAKAAISSSAFVTVKGDGNSDHKKWVTAGMMSTLGSGDGGEPRSITGNANDAFTPGMASAMLAVMARVDPDSANRKKYLEAAKTAYAYAKSHKGVTTSGGFYESTWWDGRWKDGPFLAALELYRTTKDNTYKTEADEWYFDLQFVSGSYTRLNYSNAVPLSVVMAEGVFQWAPSSGSFYDAEQFLDNIYKKKVKDDVFMGETGGSASFSVRSPAGGAFLYALLSKFYDDSKFDKIIEKNVAYLLGDNSNKKSYVVGFTRNGASAPKSPHHRGYYANEDPGREVDSGLQPPEKNKLLGGLIAGDFNSGSHSGTVSNWQVNEVCVDMNAPLVGALGYILSKKAPVTMEGEEEEEEEEPEDSLDVVRPVLAATGLKLFQNGSTVTLSDMNGGNFDVRVFDLSGKTVQSFAGARGSLSFTLPSRGVFQIRVSTQKNSRMFLVKSL
- a CDS encoding acyl-CoA carboxylase subunit beta → MWDKSYLEKLNEYKAKSVAGGGEARIEKQHSQGKLTARERLEILFDKGTFREIGALRVSTSLDLPESKRIFGDGVVTGYGKVNGKTVYVASQDFTVSGGSLGSAHAKKICQAMDLALESMAPFVCINDGGGARIEEGVNSLDGYSGIFTRNTLASGIIPQISVILGPCAGGACYSPAITDFIFMTEKTSQMFITGPGVVKAVTAETVSPEGLGGAGVHSTKSGVSHFVCKDDKECLEAVRNLLSYLPQSNLEKPPVAEKSKAVDKSKEIEEIVPDNFKKGYDVRSVIETFADKESFLEIQKDFARNVVIGFARMDGNVIGIVANQPNFIAGSLDVDASDKASRFVRFCDCFNIPILTLEDVPGYMPGTKQEHNGIIRHGAKLLYAYAEATVPKVTLILRKAYGGAYIAMNSKNLGADYVFALPIAQLAVMGAEGAVDILHRKEIAASATPQETRKQLIAEYEEKYLNPYIAAKNGYIDEVISPANVRDRLTTAFDYLKNKKKARLWRKHGNIPL
- a CDS encoding acyl carrier protein; this encodes MTNEEVKSKLKSFFMSDLGVDGDVLQYDTALFGDEIGLDSVDSLEIISFVDSTFGVSMTGVAKENFQSIDTIAAYIEAHKA
- a CDS encoding beta-ketoacyl-[acyl-carrier-protein] synthase family protein, producing the protein MTLEENRCVVTGLGVICAVGNNVEETWNNALKSVSGIYKTTSVDTKNCYADLAAEVKCDTLDDIDAPEEKDRVSKLCIKAANEALADAGLSNFNDDQRVSVIIGSCVGGVISIEHYHQGAKEASDIPKMPIACIASQVAETCGAGGIVTNVANACAAGTISIALACDLIRAGKADVVVAGGADSFAAVPYSGFLSLHALDENGCSPFNHCNGITLGEGAGVVIVESYEHAKKRGAKTYCEVLGSGVTSDANHITAPREDALCLMEAMNRAVNNSGIAKSEIGYVNAHGTGTGKNDFAEMTAFKTFFGEENPTVSVSSTKVMTGHCLGAAGAIEAVFSIKALTTDTVLPTLHYSEEDSAALKEKAGSLDFVQNEPRKKALQSVMSNNVAFGGTNASIIFSKQPGNVSAQSAKVKKIAVTGLGIVSPLGNSKAAYIEALKAGKKLESASVKSVISLDDYKELGIKMAFYRKLDNLGQLQTVSGMRALQDANFKVTEDNAKDIGIIVGTSEGGLGSTYDFEELIAREGNANGSAFKFPHTVYNAAGGYLSICSGIKGYGVTITTGPLSGLDSIGYSMNVIHDGQEQAMMATGTDENLPIITEFAEKLGVAANDVVAPFANADGCVVGDGSVSILLEEEDYAKARGAKVYCYALGFGHGRKNVKFGKLEGSDEALDKAINDALADAGLKASDIDAVCGFANGFKKIDDIEKGALQRVFGEKLAAMPLFEVKERTGEGRAGSATLAASEAAMLLSGELESDNAYFVANDGSVSSKPAAAANLKNVLIISFAAGGSYSAVVFGK
- a CDS encoding SDR family NAD(P)-dependent oxidoreductase, giving the protein MKVALVTGASKGIGKACALRLARDGYTVVVNYSSSDEAAQQTLDQIKNEGGDGMLYKANVADLSQVKVMVREVFKAYGRIDVLVNNAGIVRDEYLLMMNPETLDKCFDLNVKGYFYCAQQVAVKMYKQKSGVIINMSSVSSKFALAGQAVYSATKGAVNSLTQTLAKELGGFGIRVNAVAPGFIATEMIEAIPEETRKGYLEKIPLKRFGSADEVANIVSALASDQFSYITGQVFVLDGGLSL
- the fabZ gene encoding 3-hydroxyacyl-ACP dehydratase FabZ, with amino-acid sequence MMNIFEISEKIAQRPPFQMIEKVTELVPNESATGIKNVSVNEPFFMGHFPGTPIMPGVLIVESCAQLCSLVIEKPAEDLEKNLYVLLKIDGFKFVKPVIPGDQLEITVNKTKGGGVIVGFDCIVKVNGGVHAKGSLTFTSIPKENLGK
- the serC gene encoding 3-phosphoserine/phosphohydroxythreonine transaminase; translated protein: MANKVYNFSAGPSVLPEQALKEASAACIDYANSGISILSMSHRSKPIENMFAETEQFLRDLMGIPENYDIVFLGGGCSLLFCMLPMNFLDQNATADYALTGVWANKAYKEAKQFGNAHVACDTKSEIYSRIDKNLDLSDNATYLHVTANNTIYGTEWHNFPKPKSGFLMADVSSDFLARKINVSDFGVVYGGAQKNISCAGVTVTIIRKDLLGKVNRTIPTMLNFQTHIDAQNMFNTPPVFAVYVMNRTLKWLKEFGGVEAIEKVNRSKAALLYSALDNSKVFVGTAAKEDRSIMNVPFVFNKDVVAADKADDLAKEFLEFAKNRGLQQLKGHRSVGGFRASIYNAMPVEGVQALVDCLGDFEKKVLG